Proteins encoded within one genomic window of Pseudalkalibacillus sp. SCS-8:
- a CDS encoding metal ABC transporter permease, with product MIEEFLQYDFIRNAVFVGLMIGFLAPLLGVFIVVRRQALIADALSHITLAGIAASLLLSKQFLALKMLNPVYLGMAFSVTGSIFIEKLRKEYKHYQELAIPIILSIGIGLSVVFISLANGFNTDLFNYLFGSIIAVDTSDVWMVLGILIFVLLAIVLFYKELFLLSFDEDQAQVAGIRSRFIQFLFMIMVALVIAGSMRIVGILLVSSLITLPVAASIRIANGFKQAIWIAVLFGELSVITGLITAYYFDLAPGGTIVLFAAFILIFVIGWKKYRYSFTHKEEKA from the coding sequence ATGATTGAAGAATTTCTACAATATGATTTTATAAGGAATGCTGTATTCGTCGGTTTGATGATTGGATTTTTAGCACCATTACTTGGCGTGTTCATCGTCGTAAGACGGCAGGCTTTGATTGCTGATGCACTATCTCATATTACACTTGCGGGTATTGCAGCGAGCTTGTTGTTAAGTAAACAATTCCTTGCACTGAAAATGCTCAATCCAGTCTATCTCGGAATGGCTTTTTCTGTGACAGGCTCGATTTTCATTGAAAAGTTGAGGAAGGAATATAAACATTATCAAGAGCTGGCGATTCCCATCATCCTATCGATTGGAATCGGACTGAGTGTCGTTTTCATCTCATTAGCGAATGGCTTCAATACAGATTTGTTCAACTACCTGTTCGGAAGCATCATTGCTGTTGATACATCAGACGTTTGGATGGTGCTAGGAATTTTGATCTTTGTCCTTCTTGCCATTGTTCTCTTTTATAAAGAATTATTCTTACTTTCTTTTGATGAAGATCAAGCTCAAGTTGCTGGAATAAGGTCTAGGTTCATCCAATTCCTATTTATGATTATGGTGGCTCTAGTTATTGCCGGTTCAATGAGAATCGTCGGGATTTTACTGGTATCCTCATTGATCACATTACCAGTAGCGGCGAGCATCCGCATCGCGAATGGTTTTAAACAGGCGATTTGGATTGCTGTGTTGTTTGGAGAGCTCTCTGTGATCACTGGCTTGATTACCGCCTATTATTTCGATTTGGCTCCAGGTGGGACCATTGTGTTATTTGCAGCCTTCATCCTTATTTTCGTAATTGGATGGAAAAAGTACCGATATTCATTCACTCATAAGGAGGAAAAGGCATGA
- a CDS encoding Na/Pi cotransporter family protein: protein MNELDLDIQKMIFEFVGGLGIFLFGIKYMGDGLQNSAGDRLRNILDRFTSNPFMGVLAGIIVTILIQSSSGTTVLTVGLVNAGFMTLRQAIGVIMGANIGTTVTAFIIGIEIKEYALPILAVGALLLFFFNSKRIKYIGQVFFGFGALFYGLDLMGSGMKPLRSLEAFQQLTIDMSETPLLGVVIGTLFTVIVQSSSATIGILQELYAQGAVNLDAALPVLFGDNIGTTITAVLAAIGASVAARRAALTHVIFNLLGTIIFLLLLIPFREYVEFLADTFNLNEKMQIAFAHGSFNFANTAIQFPFIGFLAYLVTKMVPGDDVEIEYKAKHLDPIFLEKSPAVALGQAKLEVLRMADYAKKGLHETFAYLDTKSKKNADKAAQYEEAINNLDQRITEYLVQLSSYTLSTHDSEQHSILMDAVRDIERIGDHMENIVELVEYQMSHKVDLSETAINDLNEMFELTMSTIDEAFHAMDENDKEKARKVVKMENDIDKMERTLRKQHILRLNEGKCSGAAGIVFVDIISNLERIGDHAVNIAEYVLGEEE, encoded by the coding sequence ATGAATGAATTGGATTTAGACATTCAAAAGATGATATTCGAATTCGTCGGCGGACTCGGTATCTTCCTGTTTGGTATCAAGTATATGGGAGATGGTCTGCAGAATTCGGCTGGTGATCGGCTAAGGAATATCCTTGATCGATTCACATCGAACCCGTTCATGGGGGTTCTTGCAGGTATTATCGTTACCATATTGATTCAATCAAGTTCAGGAACGACAGTACTTACGGTAGGATTGGTCAATGCCGGTTTCATGACACTCAGACAAGCAATCGGAGTCATCATGGGAGCGAATATTGGTACGACAGTCACAGCATTTATCATCGGGATTGAAATTAAGGAGTATGCATTGCCGATTCTAGCAGTTGGGGCATTATTGCTATTCTTCTTTAATTCAAAACGAATCAAGTATATCGGACAGGTATTCTTTGGATTCGGTGCGCTATTTTATGGATTGGACTTGATGGGTTCAGGAATGAAGCCATTACGATCCCTAGAAGCATTCCAACAGTTGACCATTGACATGTCTGAAACACCACTATTAGGTGTGGTCATTGGAACGCTATTCACAGTAATTGTACAAAGTTCGAGTGCCACAATCGGAATCCTCCAAGAACTCTATGCTCAAGGTGCAGTCAATTTAGATGCTGCTTTACCTGTATTATTCGGGGATAATATTGGTACGACAATTACAGCTGTATTGGCAGCAATCGGTGCAAGTGTTGCTGCAAGGCGTGCTGCGTTGACCCACGTGATTTTCAACTTGTTGGGTACAATCATCTTCTTGTTATTACTTATACCGTTCAGAGAATATGTTGAATTCCTGGCGGATACATTCAACTTGAATGAAAAAATGCAAATCGCATTCGCTCATGGTTCATTTAACTTTGCGAATACAGCGATCCAATTCCCGTTCATCGGTTTCTTAGCTTATCTTGTAACGAAGATGGTACCAGGGGACGATGTGGAGATTGAATATAAAGCGAAGCATTTGGATCCAATTTTCTTAGAAAAATCACCAGCTGTTGCACTCGGGCAAGCTAAGCTCGAAGTATTGCGTATGGCTGACTATGCGAAAAAAGGATTACATGAGACGTTCGCATATTTAGATACGAAGAGTAAGAAGAATGCGGACAAAGCGGCCCAATATGAAGAAGCGATCAACAATCTGGATCAAAGGATTACAGAATACCTTGTCCAGTTATCTTCCTATACGTTATCTACTCATGATTCTGAACAGCACTCCATCTTGATGGATGCGGTCCGTGATATTGAACGTATCGGAGATCATATGGAGAATATCGTTGAACTTGTCGAATATCAAATGAGTCATAAAGTCGATCTATCAGAAACGGCTATTAACGATCTCAATGAAATGTTCGAGCTGACGATGTCAACAATTGATGAAGCTTTCCATGCAATGGACGAAAACGATAAGGAAAAAGCAAGAAAAGTCGTGAAAATGGAAAATGACATTGATAAAATGGAAAGAACACTACGCAAGCAGCATATTCTTCGCCTGAATGAAGGGAAGTGCAGCGGTGCAGCAGGAATCGTCTTCGTTGATATCATCAGTAACCTAGAACGTATCGGTGACCATGCTGTCAACATCGCTGAATATGTATTAGGAGAAGAGGAGTAA
- a CDS encoding metal ABC transporter ATP-binding protein produces MKSNVVSINNVSFQYQNRAVLEKINLEVPEGSFLALLGPNGSGKSTLIKLILGLLPPQQGEIKLFGESMKKFRSWHKIGYVSQKANSFNSGFPATVFEVVSMGLFGKIGMFRFLSKSDKRRVSEAIRTVGLEEYASRNIGELSGGQQQRAFIARALVSDPQLMILDEPTVGVDASSVDDFYKLLKKLNQENGITLILVTHDMGPVTNLVTHVACLNKRLHFHGDTNEYEAMGDHELSSFYGHPVHAVNHHHD; encoded by the coding sequence ATGAAATCGAATGTCGTATCCATTAACAATGTATCATTTCAATATCAAAACAGAGCAGTCCTGGAGAAAATCAACCTAGAGGTTCCAGAGGGATCGTTCCTTGCACTACTTGGCCCGAATGGTTCAGGTAAGTCGACGTTGATTAAATTGATTCTCGGCTTGCTTCCTCCTCAACAAGGCGAAATCAAGTTGTTCGGGGAAAGCATGAAGAAGTTCCGCTCATGGCATAAAATCGGGTACGTCTCCCAAAAGGCGAACAGCTTCAATAGTGGATTTCCAGCAACCGTGTTTGAAGTGGTCTCAATGGGGCTATTCGGGAAAATCGGCATGTTCCGTTTTCTCTCAAAAAGCGATAAAAGAAGAGTGAGTGAAGCGATTCGAACAGTCGGCTTAGAGGAATATGCGAGCCGTAATATCGGTGAGTTGTCTGGTGGTCAGCAACAACGTGCTTTTATTGCGAGAGCACTCGTCAGTGATCCGCAGCTGATGATTCTGGATGAACCGACAGTTGGCGTCGATGCCTCTTCTGTTGATGATTTTTACAAGCTTTTGAAAAAATTGAACCAGGAAAATGGAATTACGCTCATTCTTGTCACGCATGATATGGGTCCTGTCACCAACTTGGTTACACATGTTGCTTGCCTGAACAAGCGACTGCATTTCCATGGAGACACGAATGAATATGAGGCGATGGGGGATCATGAGTTATCCTCTTTCTATGGCCATCCCGTACATGCGGTGAACCATCATCATGACTAG
- a CDS encoding DUF4190 domain-containing protein: MENRYDREERKDREYEADFMEETAAEVLPLPEQERVDDRRGNHEEELDQETDDLNEGRGVGYFALALSVLSLFFLPVLLGAAGIIVGFFARRRGARSLGNWAIGLGIVSIVVSLIFVPFF; the protein is encoded by the coding sequence ATGGAAAATCGATACGATCGCGAAGAACGAAAGGATCGTGAGTACGAAGCAGACTTTATGGAAGAAACAGCCGCAGAGGTTCTCCCTCTTCCAGAGCAAGAACGAGTAGATGATAGACGCGGAAATCATGAGGAGGAGTTGGATCAGGAGACGGATGACTTGAATGAAGGCAGAGGAGTCGGTTACTTTGCGCTTGCCTTGTCAGTCTTATCCTTGTTCTTCCTCCCGGTATTGTTAGGTGCTGCAGGAATCATCGTAGGATTCTTTGCAAGAAGAAGAGGAGCACGTTCGTTAGGGAACTGGGCGATCGGACTGGGGATTGTTTCAATCGTCGTCAGCTTGATTTTCGTCCCATTTTTCTAA
- a CDS encoding DUF456 domain-containing protein: MTIFAWILISTLLALAFVGLIYPIIPSSLFLIAGYLVYGWMFSFEPLTWVFWMIQGILVILLYVTDYASNFYGVKKRGGSKYAIWGSTIGLLIGPFVIPIIGILIGPFLGAIIGELLHQKGDVKQAIKVGIGSLLGFIGGTTVKLIIQAGMVIYFLMKVL; encoded by the coding sequence ATGACCATTTTCGCTTGGATTCTTATTTCGACTTTATTAGCGTTGGCTTTTGTGGGACTGATCTATCCGATCATTCCCTCATCACTTTTTTTAATTGCAGGCTATCTGGTGTACGGCTGGATGTTCAGCTTCGAGCCCCTTACGTGGGTTTTCTGGATGATCCAAGGGATTCTCGTCATCCTTTTATACGTCACCGATTATGCGAGTAACTTTTACGGCGTCAAAAAACGTGGTGGAAGCAAGTATGCGATTTGGGGAAGTACGATTGGTCTTTTGATCGGCCCTTTTGTTATCCCTATAATCGGAATCCTGATCGGACCATTCTTAGGGGCGATCATCGGGGAACTCCTCCATCAAAAAGGAGATGTCAAGCAAGCGATTAAAGTAGGGATCGGATCATTATTGGGCTTTATCGGCGGTACAACAGTGAAGCTCATCATCCAAGCAGGTATGGTGATCTACTTCTTGATGAAAGTATTATAA
- a CDS encoding superoxide dismutase, which translates to MAKHELPALPYEFNALEPHIDEETMKIHHGKHHNAYVTKLNGALEGHADLQDKSIEALMSDLDAVPEDIRTAVRNNGGGHANHTLFWQVLSPNGGGAPAGELADAINSKFGSYDQFKEEFSNAAAGRFGSGWAWLVVNNGELEVMSTPNQDTPLMEGKTPILGLDVWEHAYYLNYQNRRPDYISAFWNVVNWDEVTKRYNEAK; encoded by the coding sequence TTGGCAAAACATGAACTACCTGCACTACCGTATGAGTTCAACGCTCTTGAACCTCACATTGACGAAGAAACGATGAAAATCCACCATGGCAAACACCATAACGCATATGTAACAAAGCTGAATGGTGCACTTGAAGGGCATGCGGATCTACAAGATAAAAGCATTGAAGCGCTTATGAGCGACCTGGATGCTGTACCTGAAGATATCCGTACTGCTGTCCGTAACAATGGTGGCGGACATGCCAACCACACGTTGTTCTGGCAAGTGCTAAGCCCGAATGGTGGAGGAGCTCCTGCTGGTGAATTAGCTGACGCAATCAACTCCAAGTTCGGAAGCTATGACCAATTTAAAGAAGAATTCTCAAATGCAGCAGCTGGACGTTTCGGTTCTGGATGGGCTTGGTTAGTCGTAAACAATGGCGAACTAGAAGTAATGAGCACACCAAACCAAGATACACCATTGATGGAAGGCAAGACACCTATCCTTGGACTTGACGTTTGGGAGCATGCTTACTACTTGAACTATCAAAACCGTCGTCCGGACTACATTTCTGCATTCTGGAATGTAGTAAACTGGGACGAAGTTACAAAACGTTATAACGAAGCGAAATAA
- a CDS encoding DUF1540 domain-containing protein, whose amino-acid sequence MPTVKCNVANCTYWGEGNNCQADAILVEIDQHANEDYDMSVTSSIAEEALHRDQARHSAETCCHTFRPKH is encoded by the coding sequence ATGCCAACTGTTAAATGTAATGTAGCGAACTGCACATATTGGGGCGAAGGGAACAATTGCCAAGCTGATGCAATCCTGGTTGAAATCGATCAGCATGCGAATGAAGATTATGACATGTCTGTCACTTCAAGTATTGCTGAAGAAGCATTGCATCGCGATCAGGCAAGGCACAGCGCTGAAACATGCTGTCATACGTTCCGTCCAAAGCATTAA
- the ispG gene encoding flavodoxin-dependent (E)-4-hydroxy-3-methylbut-2-enyl-diphosphate synthase — protein sequence MSEITHRTKTRPVKVGNLTIGGNNEVVVQSMTTTKTHDVEATVAEILRLEEAGCQVVRVACPNMEDAEAIAEIKKRINIPLVVDIHFDYKLALKAIEGGADKIRINPGNIGRKEKVEAVVKAAKEKGIPIRIGVNAGSLERKILEKYGYPTADGMVESALNHIKILEDLDFHDIIVSMKASDVNLAVEAYEKAAKAFDYPLHLGITESGTLFAGTVKSAAGLGIILNKGIGNTVRISLSADPVEEVKVARELLKTFGLASNAATLISCPTCGRIEIDLISIANEVEEYISKIKAPLKVAVLGCAVNGPGEAREADIGIAGARGEGLLFRHGEIIRKIPEDIMVDELKKEVDKLAEEYHAKKAKEEESQKV from the coding sequence ATGAGTGAAATTACTCACCGTACGAAAACAAGACCCGTTAAAGTTGGAAACCTGACAATTGGCGGAAACAATGAAGTAGTAGTACAAAGTATGACAACGACTAAAACCCATGATGTAGAAGCGACAGTAGCTGAAATTCTTCGTTTGGAAGAAGCAGGCTGCCAGGTCGTCCGAGTTGCATGTCCGAACATGGAAGATGCTGAGGCGATCGCAGAAATCAAAAAGAGAATAAACATCCCCCTTGTCGTCGATATTCATTTCGATTACAAGCTTGCACTGAAAGCGATTGAGGGCGGTGCCGATAAAATCCGGATCAACCCAGGAAACATTGGTAGAAAAGAAAAAGTAGAAGCAGTCGTTAAAGCAGCGAAAGAAAAAGGAATTCCGATCCGAATCGGTGTTAATGCCGGTTCATTGGAACGAAAAATTCTTGAAAAATACGGATATCCTACTGCAGACGGCATGGTGGAAAGTGCTCTGAACCACATTAAGATTCTAGAGGACTTGGATTTCCACGACATCATCGTTTCGATGAAAGCATCCGATGTCAATCTTGCGGTTGAAGCATACGAGAAAGCTGCGAAAGCATTCGATTACCCGCTACACTTGGGTATTACGGAGTCCGGTACGCTGTTTGCCGGAACCGTAAAAAGTGCTGCAGGTCTTGGTATCATCCTTAACAAAGGAATCGGTAACACGGTCCGTATTTCCTTGAGTGCTGATCCTGTCGAGGAAGTGAAGGTCGCTCGTGAACTGTTGAAAACATTCGGATTAGCATCCAACGCTGCGACACTGATTTCTTGCCCGACATGTGGTCGTATCGAAATTGACTTGATTTCCATTGCGAATGAGGTTGAAGAATATATTTCAAAAATTAAAGCTCCACTTAAAGTTGCGGTACTTGGATGTGCTGTAAACGGTCCCGGAGAAGCCCGTGAAGCCGATATCGGTATCGCAGGCGCTCGTGGCGAAGGCCTTCTTTTCAGACATGGGGAAATCATCCGGAAGATTCCAGAGGACATTATGGTTGATGAGTTGAAAAAAGAAGTCGATAAGCTTGCAGAAGAGTACCATGCAAAAAAAGCGAAAGAAGAAGAGTCTCAGAAAGTATAA
- a CDS encoding DUF1002 domain-containing protein — translation MKKWMMTAVLAACMIPGVAFADAAPGDIIVTLGEDLKENQKQELLKEMDVPSDVETITVTNEEEHNYLGDYISKAQIGTRAISSTKITIGEKDSGLNVETNNINWVTEEMYANALTTAGVKDADIYVTAPFEVSGTAGLTGILKAYEVTTDIEIPEEKKQVANEEMVKTVKLGDRIGADKATELMTKIKNELAENPVETEEDLRALIKRVADDIGITLTEEELNGLVSLFNKMKDINIDWDQVKSNLENVRNNLSEFLNKEETKGFIRNILDFFIALIEALKNLFK, via the coding sequence TTGAAAAAATGGATGATGACAGCCGTTCTAGCTGCTTGTATGATACCTGGCGTAGCATTCGCAGATGCTGCACCTGGTGATATTATCGTGACATTAGGAGAGGACTTGAAAGAGAACCAGAAACAAGAGCTTTTGAAAGAAATGGACGTCCCTTCTGATGTGGAGACGATCACTGTAACGAATGAAGAAGAACATAATTACCTTGGTGACTATATATCGAAAGCCCAAATCGGAACCCGTGCTATCTCTTCTACGAAAATTACAATTGGTGAGAAGGACTCAGGATTGAATGTGGAGACGAACAACATCAATTGGGTTACGGAAGAAATGTATGCCAATGCCCTGACAACTGCAGGAGTGAAGGATGCGGATATTTATGTAACTGCACCGTTCGAGGTGTCCGGAACAGCTGGTTTGACTGGGATTCTGAAGGCATATGAAGTCACTACCGATATTGAAATTCCAGAAGAAAAGAAACAGGTTGCCAACGAAGAAATGGTCAAAACGGTCAAATTAGGTGATCGTATCGGGGCTGATAAAGCCACTGAATTGATGACCAAAATCAAGAATGAACTTGCCGAAAATCCGGTTGAAACAGAAGAAGACTTACGAGCACTTATCAAACGCGTAGCTGATGATATTGGAATTACGTTAACTGAAGAAGAACTGAATGGGCTCGTATCCTTGTTCAATAAAATGAAGGATATCAACATTGATTGGGATCAGGTGAAGAGCAACCTCGAGAATGTTCGGAACAATCTGAGTGAATTTTTGAATAAAGAAGAAACAAAAGGATTCATCCGAAATATATTGGACTTCTTCATCGCACTGATTGAAGCATTGAAAAACCTATTTAAATAG
- a CDS encoding YitT family protein has product MVQPKQHKKESLGHLIYRIIMIILGAALAAASIELFLIPNQIIDGGIIGVSLILDYLSPLNFAVLVIILNIPFMFAGYKQIGKTFVISSMVGILSLAAFETLLHNFEPFTNELILATVFGGLVLGVGVGLVIRHGGSLDGTEIFGILITKKIPFSIGEIVMFLNIFVFGWAGFVFGLERAMYSILTYYIAFKTIDTVIQGLDETKAVLIVSDHYEEISGAILDRLGRGTTKLMGKGGYTDAQKEVIYAVITRLEVTKLKNIVYDIDKQAFITIMNTQETKGAKFKSPIH; this is encoded by the coding sequence ATGGTACAACCTAAACAACATAAAAAAGAGAGTCTCGGGCATTTGATTTATCGTATCATCATGATTATCCTCGGAGCGGCCTTAGCAGCTGCCTCGATCGAGTTGTTCCTGATTCCAAACCAGATCATCGATGGTGGGATCATCGGGGTATCCTTGATTCTTGATTATCTTTCACCTTTGAACTTTGCTGTATTGGTCATCATTTTGAATATTCCTTTCATGTTTGCAGGTTATAAACAAATCGGGAAGACATTCGTCATTTCATCAATGGTAGGGATTTTGAGCCTCGCAGCCTTTGAAACGTTGTTGCATAATTTTGAACCGTTCACGAATGAATTGATTTTAGCGACCGTTTTTGGAGGTCTGGTTCTCGGGGTAGGTGTCGGGCTCGTGATTCGGCATGGGGGATCGTTGGATGGCACGGAGATTTTCGGAATTCTGATTACGAAGAAGATCCCTTTTTCAATCGGGGAAATTGTCATGTTCCTCAACATCTTCGTATTTGGTTGGGCAGGTTTCGTTTTCGGTCTCGAACGGGCAATGTATTCGATACTTACATACTATATCGCCTTCAAAACGATTGATACCGTTATCCAAGGACTGGATGAAACCAAAGCCGTCTTGATCGTATCCGATCATTATGAAGAAATTTCCGGTGCAATTTTGGATCGACTTGGCCGCGGTACGACCAAGCTGATGGGTAAGGGTGGTTATACAGATGCCCAGAAGGAAGTCATCTATGCTGTCATAACAAGACTTGAAGTGACGAAGCTGAAAAATATTGTATACGATATTGATAAGCAAGCGTTTATTACGATTATGAATACACAGGAAACAAAGGGTGCCAAATTCAAATCACCGATTCACTAA
- a CDS encoding Fur family transcriptional regulator encodes MNVRDALDILKENGYKHTRKRQMFLELFSAERRYLTAKDVLEHLKTSFPGLSFDTIYRNLAVFTELGILEETELDGEKHFRYSCSTSGHHHHMICLQCGKTNAIEACPMRDIQSKDFLITDHKFEIYGYCQECH; translated from the coding sequence ATGAATGTAAGGGATGCACTGGATATCCTTAAAGAAAACGGTTATAAGCATACGCGTAAACGGCAAATGTTTCTTGAGCTTTTTTCGGCTGAACGTCGATATTTGACCGCTAAGGACGTTCTTGAGCATTTGAAAACATCTTTTCCTGGATTGAGCTTTGATACCATTTATCGAAACTTAGCTGTATTTACCGAGCTGGGCATACTTGAAGAAACAGAATTAGATGGCGAAAAACATTTTCGATATTCCTGTTCCACGTCCGGTCATCACCATCATATGATTTGTCTTCAATGCGGGAAGACGAATGCCATTGAAGCATGTCCTATGAGAGACATCCAATCAAAGGATTTTCTGATTACTGACCACAAATTCGAAATATATGGATACTGCCAGGAATGTCATTAA
- a CDS encoding transglycosylase SLT domain-containing protein: protein MFLLKKIVYLLSTFGLILFIAFSYTLVKNHQLKQQLSDQKEENLMLESEKDYQQMIAFYKQRSQGNKPQASGYVLRKEARKLAKQFEKQSEGRFKEEWGRFLVQESLRKDVDPYIVYELLRVETGNKFDPTLVGPETKYGRAYGMAQFMENTAPWIAKMAGMKYEGKEQLFDPYYAIQLSIVYLDYLHAKYDDWDKALTAYHRGMYGLEQYIQKEGHAKSWYAKEIQEKAEKQELIAVKDK from the coding sequence GTGTTTTTATTGAAAAAAATCGTATATCTACTTTCGACTTTTGGCTTAATACTGTTTATTGCATTTTCTTATACACTCGTAAAAAATCATCAATTGAAACAGCAGCTTAGTGACCAAAAAGAAGAAAACCTGATGCTCGAATCTGAAAAGGATTACCAGCAGATGATTGCTTTTTATAAGCAGAGGAGTCAAGGGAACAAGCCTCAAGCCAGTGGCTACGTTCTTAGAAAGGAAGCCCGTAAGCTTGCCAAGCAATTTGAAAAGCAGAGTGAGGGTCGCTTTAAAGAAGAGTGGGGTCGTTTTCTTGTTCAGGAATCTTTACGTAAGGACGTCGATCCCTATATCGTTTATGAATTGCTTAGGGTTGAAACAGGGAATAAATTCGATCCAACACTTGTAGGACCTGAAACAAAGTATGGACGAGCTTATGGAATGGCTCAGTTCATGGAAAATACCGCTCCATGGATTGCTAAAATGGCAGGAATGAAATATGAGGGGAAAGAACAATTGTTTGACCCTTACTATGCCATTCAACTTTCAATCGTCTATCTGGATTACCTGCACGCAAAGTATGACGATTGGGACAAAGCATTGACAGCTTACCATCGAGGCATGTATGGACTTGAGCAATACATCCAGAAAGAAGGGCATGCAAAGAGCTGGTATGCGAAAGAAATACAAGAAAAAGCTGAAAAACAAGAACTTATTGCAGTGAAAGATAAGTGA
- a CDS encoding DUF1189 domain-containing protein has protein sequence MNIFKQFATSLYSPQQMATFRFQKIGKTIGYVFIMMLIAFIFIGTNIGVTISGMATSLDKVLNEDVPDFTFKDGTLTSDMEEPIKREIDGETFIFDTTNTVTRDDLEQYNNVMAILSDKTIIITEGSAETFDYMMMKDMTFKKSDITGFVESANNLLPLIITVVIIAAYIFMTALKFIGVTVLALIGLIVKNIMKRNLSYRQLWILSAYAVTLPTIFFALLESLNIMVPGQFLLYWIAAITMLSLTVKNVPAPKTTEE, from the coding sequence ATGAACATTTTCAAACAGTTCGCCACGAGTCTTTACTCACCTCAACAAATGGCGACCTTCAGATTCCAAAAGATTGGAAAAACGATCGGTTATGTTTTCATCATGATGCTGATTGCTTTCATCTTTATCGGAACAAACATCGGTGTGACGATTTCCGGAATGGCAACCAGTCTCGATAAAGTTTTGAACGAGGACGTACCTGATTTTACATTCAAGGATGGAACGTTGACCTCTGATATGGAAGAACCGATTAAGCGTGAGATTGATGGGGAAACCTTCATATTTGATACGACCAACACTGTCACAAGGGACGACTTGGAGCAATACAACAATGTCATGGCTATTCTTAGTGACAAAACGATTATCATTACCGAAGGGTCCGCCGAAACATTCGATTATATGATGATGAAGGATATGACGTTCAAGAAAAGTGATATTACCGGATTTGTAGAGTCAGCGAATAATCTTCTGCCACTTATCATCACTGTTGTCATCATCGCAGCATACATCTTCATGACAGCACTTAAATTCATAGGTGTGACTGTCCTTGCACTAATCGGACTTATTGTGAAAAATATCATGAAACGGAACCTCTCTTATCGACAGTTGTGGATTTTGTCTGCTTACGCAGTCACTCTTCCGACCATTTTCTTTGCACTATTAGAATCATTGAACATCATGGTTCCAGGTCAATTCCTTTTATATTGGATTGCAGCAATCACGATGCTTTCACTTACTGTCAAGAACGTTCCAGCACCAAAAACAACAGAAGAATAA